The window CATTATAATAGTGTTGTTTATAGTCATCCATCCAAACTTCCGCAGCTCTGCGTGTATTCCGTGCAAAAACATTTCCACTGCCCCCAGGGAATGTGTAAGGATGACGTTTACGGAAAACATGTCCCACCCGACTGCATGGAATAATTTCCAGACTTCCGCCACACTGCCACACTCGGAATGAAATCTCCAGATTTTCGCCACCCCAGACATCCATTTTCATATCgtattttcccagtttgttgAAGTACGCCTTATCGATGACAAACAATCCGCCAGCTATCATTGGTGTCCTGATGGCTGTAGTTGGATCATTATGGCGAACAGATCTCTCCGCGGGACTTAGGTACTCCCATTTGAAGATCAAGTTCCAATCAAAGCCACCACGTAAGTCCGCCGAGGCTCCTATATACTGGAAGTTATCCATGCTGATGACATCGATGACGGGACAAACCACACGTGTGGGATCTTCGCGTACTCGCTCCAACAGAGGCTCCAGCCATTGCTCATTGCACTCCACATGACTGTCGAGGAAGGTCAGGACACTACTAACGGCAGCATCAGCACCGCGGACACGTGATCGGACTAGACCTTCGCGCTTGTCATTGCGGATAATGCGAACCTTATCGATTTTGGCCAACTCCAAACCGTCCTCAGCTGGTTGTAAAACAAACAATGAGTATCTTAACAATAAATAGTTTCAAATATACTTACGATGATCACTGTAATCATCAACAAGTACAATCTCCCGAATCAAATGCTCCGGACTACGATTTAGCACACTAACTATAGTACGCAGCAGAGTGGAACGCGCCTCATTGTGGAAGGTAATGATGACACTCGTCTCTGGCAGATCATTACGGAATTTTTTAGTGCGACACCTATCGATAATTCAGATTTAGTTGCACTCGCTGTACAATGACCTAAGAATTTTCTATACTTACATGGGATTTCTTGTATCGGGAATCTCTCGATTACTGGGCAGTGCATCGCTGGCCTCTTGATTGAAACGATTTCTGATATAAGGATCTTCGCCGTTGCGTAATGCTCCAGCACGTATATAGCCAGCCTCATCGAAATATTCTACTTCACCGGCTCCCCGGGCACTTGGTGCTATGGGTAAACGACCACCTGAAGGACCACCAGTGCCGCTATTACCCTGTGATATCATAAACTTGAATTAGTTATCGAGACCTGAATAACAATCGGTCCCAAATTATCGAATGTCTCTTAATGGTTCCATGATGAACATATTATTTTGACATTTCTTAGACATTCTAATGTTTACCACTTTGATTGAAACAATTTGAGTAAATCTGCACCCAGATATTCTAATTAATATTACATTGACATTTATCCCCGTCTGACCTCAAATGACACGACCCCCTTAATAATGATTTATACACGCAATAATCCGACTTACCTGTGACGTATCTTCCAGAGCCACAATCCCATTTAATTTTAAGCCGTGCACAGCATTTCGCTCAAAGTCCTTCACCGAACCGATTAGTATAACATTGCCACCAGGATCATCGGCCCCGCTGCCCCCAACGGCACCAACTCCTCCGCCCAGTACACGAACTGGCGTGTTACCAGCTGAAGCCCATTGTCGGGCTGTTGAAGCGCCTGCCGACGACTCGTCCTGATATTGTTGCATGGCTGTGGCCACCTCACGTAGCCGCAATGCTCGATTTTCCACctaaaagcacacacacaaaacacaaaaaaaaaaaaggagaaaagtgttttaatttatttctttaatcTGCGCCACATTGGCGACGCGTCCTCTCGGATGATGTCGTCGCCCCCAATGCGGTCATAACTCAACTGAAGCGAAAGCATTTGCTTGCTTTCGGTGTTAAAAGGAGAAGTTCAGAGAAGTATCCTGGCTGCTTTATGGGACAGCacaacaaatacacacacacatacatacagacatagGTATGAATGCTTCCAactatttatgtttttttccttttgttgttttgttgcagatatgtacatatgtactttAAGATTTATAATCTATAAACTGCATATGTTACCAAATGCCTGACCCAGTTAAACATTGTGAATATAAAAGTTTGTGTTTTGctaaaaagtacaaaaataaCACTGGCTTCTTATTGTTTCTAAGTTAAATGTATTTGTATAAGTAACTTTTTTTCATTGGGGTTTTAGAATGACTGTcccaaaacaattttctttgcACTTATCATGGGTCCACTAACAACCTACAAAAGGTATTATCGATAGTACAGCTTAGTGGTGCGAGCCTGACGATAATCCAACCATTTAGTTGTCGATAATTTTTTTACTATTTTAAATGAgacaaaaatttgcattaatTGGGTTTAAgattatttttgaatatcaaATTGAGCTTAATCTTTAACTCACTAAAGAATTTCTTAAGTTCAATTTGACAATATATATCGATAAGACTATCGAAGTCCTTGAACCACTAACACACTTCGTTGAGAAGGtaatcaaaagcaatttctaaacattttaagtcttctaatTTGCCCAAAGGCGAAGACAGGATTATTTCAATTTGTACTCTGTATTGTTAACTGCTATTTCAATGCATGCAATGTATTCCATGTGCAACCTTCAAAACGtattcttttaatttaaattcaaatgcgTTTCGCATGCCTTTAAATCATAATGGAAGCAAACAAACAGCACTTAATGGCTGCAGACGCAAATAACCCTGAGATCTTTGTTGCCAACCTTTCAAAGAAATCTATTTGAAGCAAAGTAACACACTCAACGGCAGTCTATTGAAATGCTTTTGTACTCTCTGCTTGTCACATAATTCGACACTTGAGAgcgttttaaataatttaacaatGCAAAACGCATGGCAAAGAAAAGCGctctaaatatataaaaataaaaaagtgtgCAAAAGCTGCTGTCAAGTGAAATCTTGCATATCAAATGAATGTGCCAAAATGAAAGCTAAAGAAATAGCAGGTGGGAGTAAAGGTTCGCATAGGAGTAGGGGCGTGGCGATAAAAGCGATAAAAATGCGTTTAAAGATGACGCTAAAAGACGACACGTTTGCCatgtaaatcaaaataaaaaaaggaaaagcaaatCAGAAATGCTTTGGCGAATTTGAAACTCACCCAAGAAGGTAGAGAAGGGAGCAGCTCAActggcagagaaaaaggtccacttaaaattaaaaacacgCATACGCAGAGTAGAACAACACTCAATGGAAGAAAATATTTCTCACATGAGATCGACTTTTGGAATGCTGTGGAATATAAAAATGGCTACAAAACACTACCTGACTTTAAGATATAGTTTAGCTATTGTGATTTAGCTTTAATCTGAACTTTAGTTGCAAAGTGTTGCTAATCTCAGCTATGAAATAAGAATGCCTTGCAAAATATACTTCGTCATGCCAACACGATAAGCTCTAGACATTCTCATGCAAgagttattaattaaaatatattcccAAATTGTTTTCCTCCCATTAATACACTCTTCCATCGTTTCCTTTAGATACGAGGTATTAGAACCCAGAAAATACTGCCAAAGTCAGCGGCAATAGCATCCCCTTTGGATCATTCAATAGGCGCACATAAATCAGAGTTAAGAGCAAAAAAGTAAACCTCTCACCCCTCACTCCCACCCCTCTATCGACCCCCACGAAAACACTTTCcgacaaacgaaaaaaaagtaagaCCAAAAAGGGCATGACAAATAGATTCAATGCAAGAGGCAATTAATAATCGAGTCAGGCCGGTATTAAAGCTTGACCCGAAAGTGAAAGAGGCATAGAAGAAGGCAAAAATGGGTCAATGTTTGAGCATAGAAATTCGAAATTTACTTCGGGCTTCGTTGCATCATTTGTCAATGGTCAAGAAACCCATGGAATTGAGGCTTATTGAAACTTCTTTAGCTAGAAATGCTTCTAATGGTCGATGAGCGTAAGAGTTGACCTGAAtcaaatgtaaaatttattttattttattattttcttcaataTGTAAGGTAAATAGTTTTAATACTAACAAATTTCGctcttgttttttatttaatttcgttCGCTTAGCTGCATTAAATCTCTGGTTTCTGAAGTGTGAAATTGATTGCAATGCgctcttttaaattttaataatgcAAGCATGAATTCAATTCAtaagttttaattaatttttggcGCTAAAAGGCAAGTTTATTATtagtaaaagtaaaaaacaaattggtttaaattttcttttctgtatATTCTCGCCAAGCCAATGTTCGCGCACagtttttcattaaatttggcatagAAAGTTTAATTCGTTTCACTTAACTACTTAAGTTAGTGGCCAAACCATAAGTCAGTCAATCAAATGCATAGAAATTGCAGCACGCCCAACATTTGACCCACTCTTAAATCTTAACCTTTATGAACGAGATTAAAGGTAATCCAAATGCTGCAACTTTCAATTACTTAAAACTTGGCTTACTTTGAGAAGAAGTGTTTTATGGGATGTTTTAAAGATGCCAAGggaatttaaaataaatgttaTGTTAAACGATAAAATCATCCCACAAAAAGGTAGCTTTAATTAACCCAAACCACAAGGCGATGAAACTGAGCAATCAACCTGTTTCTTCATGATGCTCAAAACAAATCTTAACATAAATCGCATTTTGTTCGCTGgctttgattttcaatttcgaGTGACCCCAACGACCAATGCCATTAAATGACGTTGAACTAcattggttttattttttgcttctcCAAAAACTTATCTATTTTTGGGTAACTCATGGAGCATATGAGAAACTGAGAGGGGGACGAAAAAGAGGAGAATACCATTGAACTTTACTTTTGTTCATCTGAaggaaaaccaacaacaaaaaaattgaaaccaTTTAAAGCAACTTGTTGCTCCACTTTTTATTGCTTTGGGGTTTTTGTTGCaagttgtttttctttttttttggctttgttgATTGACTAATGACATGAATTTGACAAACTACAAGAAAAATGACGATTCGATGTTTGAACTATGGTTATTACAGTTTCGtaagtttaaattttgatatattATTACCATGggaaatgtatgtatatataatttctaaaaatccattaaaaataaaatccatcTTAGCCATCATCTTGACTTCCAGTATACATATTCTTATATAATATTATTCTTTTAAGTTTTAGAAATGTTTAGAGTGTATATTTCTGTGTGTGAAAATCAAAAGTTCGCTTATGACTATGTAACAGATTGAACTGAAAAGTAAATGGAAACATAAGACTTAAACGCCCACAGAGTTATTTAACTGTCGTCATTAAATCTGGTAAACTCGATTATGGCCTGCTGCTTGAAATATAAATGTGACAAATATGAAACTCTCTATTCAATGGCAATTTGTAATTTTAGTTGCAAATACCAAGAACAAGAATCATATTTCTCAATCGAATGACGTCTGCAGTTGGCAACTGAGATGTCTCTCAGATTTCTCTAGAGACTTCTATTTATAGAA is drawn from Drosophila willistoni isolate 14030-0811.24 chromosome 2R unlocalized genomic scaffold, UCI_dwil_1.1 Seg167, whole genome shotgun sequence and contains these coding sequences:
- the LOC6642153 gene encoding polypeptide N-acetylgalactosaminyltransferase 2 isoform X3, which translates into the protein MSVENRALRLREVATAMQQYQDESSAGASTARQWASAGNTPVRVLGGGVGAVGGSGADDPGGNVILIGSVKDFERNAVHGLKLNGIVALEDTSQGNSGTGGPSGGRLPIAPSARGAGEVEYFDEAGYIRAGALRNGEDPYIRNRFNQEASDALPSNREIPDTRNPMCRTKKFRNDLPETSVIITFHNEARSTLLRTIVSVLNRSPEHLIREIVLVDDYSDHPEDGLELAKIDKVRIIRNDKREGLVRSRVRGADAAVSSVLTFLDSHVECNEQWLEPLLERVREDPTRVVCPVIDVISMDNFQYIGASADLRGGFDWNLIFKWEYLSPAERSVRHNDPTTAIRTPMIAGGLFVIDKAYFNKLGKYDMKMDVWGGENLEISFRVWQCGGSLEIIPCSRVGHVFRKRHPYTFPGGSGNVFARNTRRAAEVWMDDYKQHYYNAVPLAKNIPFGNIDDRLALKEKLHCKPFKWYLENVYPDLQAPEPQEIGQFRQDGTECLDTMGHLIDGTVGIFPCHNTGGNQEWAYSKRGEIKHDDLCLTLVQFSRGSQVVLKSCDDSENQRWNMREGGLVRHNKINVCLDSRDHNQQGISAQRCNSALSTQRWSFTKYA
- the LOC6642153 gene encoding polypeptide N-acetylgalactosaminyltransferase 2 isoform X1; the protein is MRRNIKLIVFVSIIWMFVMVYYFQTSTEKVENRALRLREVATAMQQYQDESSAGASTARQWASAGNTPVRVLGGGVGAVGGSGADDPGGNVILIGSVKDFERNAVHGLKLNGIVALEDTSQGNSGTGGPSGGRLPIAPSARGAGEVEYFDEAGYIRAGALRNGEDPYIRNRFNQEASDALPSNREIPDTRNPMCRTKKFRNDLPETSVIITFHNEARSTLLRTIVSVLNRSPEHLIREIVLVDDYSDHPEDGLELAKIDKVRIIRNDKREGLVRSRVRGADAAVSSVLTFLDSHVECNEQWLEPLLERVREDPTRVVCPVIDVISMDNFQYIGASADLRGGFDWNLIFKWEYLSPAERSVRHNDPTTAIRTPMIAGGLFVIDKAYFNKLGKYDMKMDVWGGENLEISFRVWQCGGSLEIIPCSRVGHVFRKRHPYTFPGGSGNVFARNTRRAAEVWMDDYKQHYYNAVPLAKNIPFGNIDDRLALKEKLHCKPFKWYLENVYPDLQAPEPQEIGQFRQDGTECLDTMGHLIDGTVGIFPCHNTGGNQEWAYSKRGEIKHDDLCLTLVQFSRGSQVVLKSCDDSENQRWNMREGGLVRHNKINVCLDSRDHNQQGISAQRCNSALSTQRWSFTKYA
- the LOC6642153 gene encoding polypeptide N-acetylgalactosaminyltransferase 2 isoform X2; the protein is MFNWVRHLVENRALRLREVATAMQQYQDESSAGASTARQWASAGNTPVRVLGGGVGAVGGSGADDPGGNVILIGSVKDFERNAVHGLKLNGIVALEDTSQGNSGTGGPSGGRLPIAPSARGAGEVEYFDEAGYIRAGALRNGEDPYIRNRFNQEASDALPSNREIPDTRNPMCRTKKFRNDLPETSVIITFHNEARSTLLRTIVSVLNRSPEHLIREIVLVDDYSDHPEDGLELAKIDKVRIIRNDKREGLVRSRVRGADAAVSSVLTFLDSHVECNEQWLEPLLERVREDPTRVVCPVIDVISMDNFQYIGASADLRGGFDWNLIFKWEYLSPAERSVRHNDPTTAIRTPMIAGGLFVIDKAYFNKLGKYDMKMDVWGGENLEISFRVWQCGGSLEIIPCSRVGHVFRKRHPYTFPGGSGNVFARNTRRAAEVWMDDYKQHYYNAVPLAKNIPFGNIDDRLALKEKLHCKPFKWYLENVYPDLQAPEPQEIGQFRQDGTECLDTMGHLIDGTVGIFPCHNTGGNQEWAYSKRGEIKHDDLCLTLVQFSRGSQVVLKSCDDSENQRWNMREGGLVRHNKINVCLDSRDHNQQGISAQRCNSALSTQRWSFTKYA